CAGGAACCGCGTGGCTCCCGATGTAACCGAGTCCGCCAGTCACCAGGACGGTGCTTCTACCAACCCTCACGGGCCCCCCTCGAGTCGCGTTCGGACGCATCGGCAGTGATGTCTCGTCTCACGACGTACAGGGGACGGTGGCGAACCTCTTCAATGATCCGCCAGATGTACTCGCCCATGACCCCGACGACCGTGAGCTGTATGCCTCCGAGAAGCAGCACGACGACGAGCAGCGTCGGCCATCCCGACGGAGTGTCGACGCCGGCCACGGTGCGCGCCACCAGTAGAGCGGCGTACCCGACGCCGAGCAGGGCTGTGATGAGACCGACGAGGGTGCACAGCCGGAGCGGGAGTGACGAGAACTGGAGCACGGAGTCGACAGCGAGCTTCACCATCGCTCTGCGGGTCCACCGCGACTCGCCGCTCACGCGCGGCAGCTGGCTGTACGAAACTCGGGTCTGGCGGTAGCCCAACCATGCGACGAGGGCCAGAACGTTGCGATTCCGCTCGGGCAGCCGACCCAGCGCTGTGATGACGCTGCGATCGAGCAGTACTCCCGACGGGCCTTCGGCGGGGTAGTTGTCCAGGCCCGCGATTCGCGTGAAGAGGACGGAGAAGAGGCCTGACGTGACCTGCCGTCCGCGACTCACGGCAGCGCGATCCTTGCGCACTCCCCAGACGACCTCGAAGCCGCCGTCCCACTGCTCGAGTGCGTCGGAGACGAAGGTGGTCGGCTCCTGGCCATCAGCTCCGATGACGACAGCGCAATCGCCCGAGCACCGTTCGAGCCCGGCGGAGATGGCCGAGTGCGATCCGAAGTTCCGGGACAGCTGCACGAGGCGGATCGGAAAGTCGGTCGGCGCCGCGAGTAGTAGATCGGCGGTTCCGTCCGTGGAGCCGTCATCGACGAGCACGAGCTCGAACCTGACGTGAGGGTTGGCCTCGACGTGGGCCTGAACCTGCCGGAGGAGGGGTCGCACGTTGTCTGCCTCGTTGAGGGCAGGCACGACCAAGGAGACGAGCGGAACGCTCTTGGGAGGTGTGGTCATGGTCTCGTGCTCCCTCCCACCGGGACGTAGATGCGGAGGGACTGGGGGCCGCCTCGGGATTCTCCGGCGCGGTACGAAGCGTCGAGGGGCCATCCGCAGTCGTTCAGCGTTGCCATCTCGACGGGCGCGAGAGGCCGGTCGGTGAGAATGAGCGGAGCGAGGGGTGTTGGGGACGTGCTGCAGTACGCCAACAACCCCGCGGCGGCCCTGGCGGGGTCTCGCCGCGAGTTCCAGGCTTCACCGGCAGGTGGCCGGTCCAGTGCCAACACGATCCCAGCCATTTCGTCCACCGCGTACACCGGCGTCCCCGGAGGCAGTTGCTCGTCGACGTCGCGCTTGAGCGAGGCCAGTTCGTCTGCAAGTGTCCCATCGATCGTCACGTGCCGAAGGTTTTCGCTGCCACGGACAGTGGCGGTCGCGACCGTGGGGTCAGCGCTGCGGTAGGGGTGCGCATACAGACCGGTCACCGCCACGATCGCGACGAGCACCGCGCACGTCGTGCCCGCCGAGGTCGCGGCCACGTCTGCATCAGCGGTGGCCCAGTCCGCGGCGAGCAGAACAAGTGCAGCGAACCACGAGGCAAGAGCGTGGATGGCCAGAAGAAACAGCGCGTTGCCCGTGCCGAACCCCTGGGCAGCAGGAAGCACCAGCAGCAGGACGATCACCGGCCATCGAGGTACTGGATGACCGGGTCCGTCGTCGCCCGACCGACGTTCCTGCCACACGGTCACGGCAGCCGCTGTCAGCGCGGCAAGGAGACTCACGGTGTAGATCTCGATGATGGCTGCCCCACCCCGTGGTGCGACACGGCCGGCCGCCCACGGCAGCAGCGCAGCAAGGGGAGCGGACATCGCCGCCGCGAACCTGGTGGCGCGGCGGCTCGTGTGCAGAGAGAGGGCGTCGCGCCTACGAAGGGCGTAGTGGGGGAGCAGCCCGAACCCCGCGCTGACGAGGGTGAGAGCGAGGACTTTCACCGTAGAGAGTGAGTAGAGGATCAAGAGCGCCACGGGCGAGTTGGTGTCCTTGGCGACGAGACTGTTGACAGCCTTCATCGGCGGCAGCACCTGCGCCCACGGACCGAAAGTCAGGTGACCCACGACGACGAACACGAGCACTCCGACGGCGACGGCTGCGGTCGCGAGGGCAAGCCTTCCCGGCGACCGGTACAGCAACCCGGCGAGGACGACGGCGGCAAGGATCGCGATCGCAAGCGCTGCTGACCACTTGGCCAGGGCGACGGCCGTGAGAACGCTGCCGGCCACGACGAGCGCGACGAGGGGCGGTCTGGCGTCGAGCCACTGGGCGGTGGCGCATCGCAGCAGTGCTGACGCCACGAGGAGCCCCCCCAGCAGCGCTATGTCGTTGTAACCGGGAGCCAGCGGCAGCCATCCATAGCTGATGCCACCGATGGCCAGGACCAAGAGCGGGATCGACGCCCCGCTGGACCACCCGGGCCTCCCGGTCCGGCTCAGGTGGTGGTGCAGGGCCAGTCCGAAGAAGCCGTGGACCACGAGGATGAGGACGAGCCGAGCAACGCGCAGGGCAGCGATGTCATAGCCGAGAAGCTCGAAGAGAGGCCCGTACAGGTACTGCGCTCCTGACACGGTCCACGGCGTGACGTCCCACCAGCGATAGCTCAGCAGGTAGAAGGACTCGTCGCTGAGGTCGAGTCCCGGCCGGGCCGATGCCAGTACCGCGAGGGTCCACGAGCAGGTGGCTGTCAGTGCAGTGATCCCTACCCCGAGGCGCGCGTACCTGGGCAGTCTGTCGGCACGATGCGCCGTCCATCGCGCGACCTGCACCGCTCAGTCGAGCCCGAGGGAGAAGGCGGCCTCGAGGTCGTGTCGCGAGTGGCTGCGGAACGCGATGTGCGTCTCCGTGGCGGTGACACCGGGGACCTTGTTCAGGTGGTCGGCGACCACCAGCGCGATCTCCTCGTGGGTCCTGACGCGGACCATCACGATCAGGTCGATCTGTCCGGTGACCGAGTAGACCTCGCTGACGCCCTCGAGGTCGGCGATCGCAGCGGCGACCTCGGGGATCTTCGAGACCTCGGCGTTGACGAAGACGATGGCCGTGATCATGTGGGCACGCTATCGCGTCGGAAGCCGGCGATCGGCTCTTCACGGTGCTTCTGCGCTGACACGACCGGGCAGGTCCACTCGCCGTCGACGTGCACCAGGCGGACCCCGTCGCCCTCCAGCCACCGCAGCAGTCGCTCGGTCTCCTCGACGGTGGCGACCGGGGTCGGGCCACCGGCTCCGAGGACCGTCTCGCCGTCGCGGCGCAGGTCGAGCACCCAGGCGGCCGCGTCCGCACCAGGAGGGATGACTCCGGCCGCGGCCAGACGACCGGCCCGGACGACGTGGACCTCCCAGCGCCCTGCCTCCTTCCGAGCGGCCACGACCTCGGTGCACCGTGTCAGGGCAGTCAGTCGCTGGGCGCGCGCGGCGCCGGTGACGAAGCTCGTCATCCGGTCGCGCGCCGCCCCTGCGTCCTCGTAGCGCTCCTGCGCGGACAGGTCGGTGATGCGAGCGAGGTGGGCGTCGACGACAGGAGCGGGGCAGCCCGTGAGGGTGTCGCGGACGGAGCGGACGAGATCGGCGTACGTCGACGCGTCGACCGACTGGTCACACGGGGACAGGCACCGTCCGAGCTCGGCCAGCGCACAGGCGGAGAGGCGGGGGAGACGGGGCATCCGGGTCGCGCACTGACGCAGCGGGAAGACGTGCTGCAGCGCGGCCACTGCGCGCTCGGCGGCCTGCTTGTTGGCGAAGGGCCCGATGACCGGGCTGTCGTCCTCGACGCGGCGCACGATCGACAGCCGTGGCCACGCCTCCGCGGTGAGGCGGACCCAGTGGACCCGCTCGGGGAATCGCGACCGGCGGTTGAACTTCGGCTTGTGCTCGGCGATCAGCCGCAGCTCGCGCACCGCCGCTTCGAGCGCAGTCGCGCACTCGATGCCCTCCACGCGGCTGGCGAGCGTCACCATCTGTCCCATGCGTGAGCGGGTCTCCGACGCGGTGAAGTAGGAGCGCACCCGTTTCCGCAGGTCCTTGGAGGTGCCCACGTAGAGAACGCGCTCCTGCGAGTCGCGGAAGAGGTAGACGCCGGGGGAGTGGGGGAGGTGCTCGGCGAGGTGGCGCTTCTTGCGCTGGGCGGCAGTGACCCGGGACGTGTAGGTCTGCAGCTCCTCGAGCGTCTGCACCCCGAGGTTGCCGAGCCGGCCGATGAGCCCGTGCAGGACGTCCACCGTGGCCCGGGCGTCGGACAGGGCCCGGTGGTTCGGGGTGACCGTCGCGTCGAACAGCTGCGCCAGGGACGACAGCTTGTGGTTGCGGACCTCGCCACGGTGGACGACGCGACGCGCCAGCACCGCGGTGTCGAGGACGTCGAAGCGCGGCCACGCGCGCTCCTGCTGCGCCGTGGCGTGCTTGAGGAAGCCGATGTCGAAGGGGGCGTTGTGCGCCACCAGCACGCAGTCGCGCGCGAACGCCAGGAACTCCGGCAGCGCCACCTCGATGCGCGGCGCGGAGCACACCATCGCGTCGCTGATGCCGGTGAGCAGCGCGATGAAGGGCGGGATGGCCTGCTCCGGGTTCACCAGGGTCTGGAACTCGCCCAGCACCTCCCCGCCGCGCACCTTCACCGCCCCGATCTCGGTGATGCGTGACCCGCCGGCGGGAGACCCGCCGGTGGTCTCGAGGTCGACGACGCAGAACGTGAGGTCCCGCAGCGGTCGACCCAGCTCCTCGAACGACTGCTGCTCCGCCCAGCGCGACGAGCCGACGCGGTCGGTGGCGAGTCCTGCGGTCATGGGAACGACGGTAGGTAAACGGCCCGACACTTGCGCGCCGACGCGCGGTGAGCGGGGCGTTGGTCCCATCGTCGATGCGAGACCTGCGGCAGGGACTTCGGGCACTCGGGCGCTGATCTGTCGGGCCTCTCTGCCAGCCTCCAGGCACATCACCGACGTGGAGGTTGACATGGGACTTCGAATCGACTGCGACACCTGTCTGGTGCGCGGCCTGGCCTGCCACGACTGCGTGGTCACGGTGCTGCTCGGGCCGCCCCCGGAGACCGGTTTCGACGACGACGAGCAGCGCGCGCTGTCAGTGCTCGCCGACTCCGGGCTTGTGCCCAAGCTGCGCATGGTCGACGCCGTCGCCACCCACGTCGTCGACGACGAGCTCGACGACAACGGGGACGGCAATGTCGCCGACGTCGCCGGGTGGTGAGTCCGCCGGTGTGACGACGTCCACATCCCGCCGAGGCGCTGCCGGGTTGGGATCGAGCGGCCTCACCCCTTAGGGTGAGCGGCTGGTGTCTGTCGACTGCTGGGCCTCCGCCCGGCGCAGCCACCACGTCGAGTCCGCGCCTGGCGCGGAGCCGGGGAACCATGTTCCTGGGGTGAATCGGAGCAGTTCGCGCCCGTCGCGGACCTTCGTAGGGTCTCTTTGCCGCCCGAATCCGTCAGCTAACCCGGTAGGCGCAGGACAAAGGAGATCGCCGCCGTGACCGTCGGCCGCACACGCACGGCCGGAGCCCTCGTGCTCTCGGGCCTCACCGTCATCGCGACCATGGCGCCTGCCGTGGCCGCCCCCTACGACCAGGCGCGCGAGCGCGCCGCCGCCCTCGGAGCAGCTGCCCAGCGCCTGAGCACGGCGCAGGAGCGGGTCACGACCGACCTGCGCGCCAGCAACCGCCAGCTCGCACGCGTTCAGGACCAGCTGAAGGAAGCGCGCACGACCGGGCGCGAGACCCGCAGCGAGATCGTCTCGGCCCTGCTGGACGACGCCGCCACCGGGAGCAACGAGCTCGCCCTGGACCTCTTCTCCGGCTCCGAGGACCTCGACATCGAGCTGGTCTCCGAGAAGGACACCGACATGGTCGCCACCCAGCGCCGTGCGGCGCGGGCCGTCGAGCGACTCGAGGAGCGTGAGCAGGAGCTGCAGATGCAGCTGCGACGCCTCGACGTCACGCGCGACCGGCAGCAGCCGAAGGTCGCCGCCGCGCAGCAGCGCGCGGACCAGGCTGCGCAGCTCGTGGAGCAGATCCGCGAGGAGCGCGCCAGCCGCGCCGCCGAGCGGGCGGAGCAGCAGGAGGCGGCGCAGGCCGCGACCGGTGCGTCCGCGGTCGTCTCCTACGCCCTGGCCCAGGTCGGCGACCCCTACGTGTGGGGTGCCGCCGGACCGGACTCGTTCGACTGCTCGGGCTTCACCATGGCCGCCTGGGCCCAGGCCGGCGTCAGCCTGCCGCACAACTCCGGCGCCCAGATGGGGTCGGGCACCCCCGTGTCGACCGACTCCCTGGTGCCGGGCGACCTGGTGTTCTACTACAGCCCGGTCAGCCACGTCGGCATCTATGTTGGTAACGGACAGATCGTCCACGCCGGAAACCCGTCCATCGGTGTCACCACGGCGCCGTTGCACCAGATGCCACTCGTGGGAGCCGTTCGCCCTGGCTGACAACCACCACCCTGAGCACCGGGACGAGGACGTCCCGACCACCGCGATGCGGTCGTCGGGGCGTCCTCGTGTCGTTGCCGGGCTGGCGCTGGCCGTCGTGCTTGTCCTCGCGCTTGTCCTGGGGGTGCGCTGGTGGGCGCCGGGGGAGCAGTCGGCGCGGCTCTCCGGGCCGCAGCGGTCAGCAGCGCCTGCGGACCCGGCGGACGACCGGGACGCTCGTGCCGCGGCCCTCGTCGAGACCCTCGAGGAGACGCTGCTCGCCGGTCGGCCCGCTCGGGCCGCGACGCTGGCGGGTGACGAGCCCCGCGCGGCACGCGAGCTGCGGGACCTCGTGGTCGCCGCCCGTCAGGTCGGCCTCGCCACGGTCGACCTGAGGTACGTCGCCGCCACAGGCGCGACCCAGGACCAGGTCGACGACGGGGCCGACCGGTTCGGCGTCGACGTGGAGCTGACCTGGCAGGTCCGCGGCTTCGACGACGTCCCCTCGTCGGTGGACGTGCCGGTGGTGCTGCGCGACGACGGGACCCGGACCTGGTTCGTCACGGCTCGCGAGAGGCCGGCCGACCGTGCGCCGATCTGGTTCAACGACGCCGTCGACGTACGGCGTCCGTCGCCCGACCTCCTGGTCGTCCGCTCCCGCAGCTCCACCACGCCCGTCGACCGGATCGCCCGCGAGGGGGTCCGGACCGTCCAGGACGCTCTCCCTCGCTGGGACGGTCGGGCGGTCGTCGAGGTGCCTGGGTCCGTCGCACGCTTCGCCCGCGCGACCGGTCTCGCCACGTCGTCGGCTCGCGGGCTCGCCGCGGTCACGACGTCGAGCGCCGTGGTCGACCTGGAGGGCGGTCCGGAGCGCGTGGTGCTGAACGAGAGCGTCTACGGACCGCTGGGTGCCGTCGGGCAGAGCATCGTGATGAGCCACGAGCTGACCCACGTCGCCGTGGGGGCCGCGTCGTCGGCGATGCCGCTGTGGTTGTCCGAGGGGTACGCCGACTACGTCGCGTTGCGGCGCAGCGACATCTCGGTCGACGTGCTCGCCGCCCAGATCCGGGAGCTCGTGAGGAGGGAGGGTCCGCCACGGGCGCTCCCGGGCCCGGACGAGTTCGACGGCGCCAACCCCGACGTCGGGGCCTGGTACGAGTCGTCCTGGTTGGCGGCTCGCCTGATCGCCCAGCGGTACGGCGAGCAGGCCCTCGACGACTTCTACCAGCAGGCGGACCGTGACGGTGGCACCGACCGTGCGTTCCGCGAGCTCGGCACCTCGGAGCGCGCCTTCACGAAGGCGTGGAGCGCCGAGCTCGACACGCTGTCCCGATGACGGACCCCGTGAGGTCCGAGGGCCGCGTCCTCGTCGTCACGAACGACTTCCCGCCCCGCCTGGGTGGCATCGAGAGGGTGGTGCACCAGCTCTGCGAGGGCTTGCCGGCCGACCGCGTGGTCGTCCACACCTCGTCGACCCCCGGAGACCGGGCGTTCGACCGGGACCTCGCGTACCCGGTCGTGCGCGACCCCGCGCGGATGCTGCTGCCGACGCCGGCGGTCCGTCGGCGGGTCGTCGAGACCTTCGAGCGCCACGGGTGCGACCGGGTGGTCTTCGGGGCCAGCGCACCTCTCGGGCTGCTCGGCCCGGCACTACGCGACGCGGGAGCGAAGCACATCCAGGCCCTGACCCACGGCCACGAGGTCTGGTGGGCCGCTCTGCCCGGCACCCGACAGCTGCTCGGACGGATCGGCGACAGCACCGACGACCTCACCTACGTCAGCGAGTACTGCCGCGACCGCATCGCGCCCGCGCTGAGTCCCGCGGCTCGGGCGAGGTTCCGGCGTTACGTCATCGAGGTGGACCGCGAGCGCTTCCGTCCCGACTGTGGGGGAGCCGAGGTGCGCGCCGCCCTCGGCATCCCGGCCACGGCACCGGTGGTCGTGTGTGCGGGGCGCCTGGTGCGGCGGAAGGGCCAGGACACGCTGATCGCCGTGTGGCGCGAGGTCCTCGAGGTCGTCCCTGACGCCTGGCTGCTCATCGTCGGCGACGGGCCCGACCGGCGGCGGCTGCGCGCGATGGCCAGGGTGCTGGGCGTCGACCAGCGCGTGGTGTTCACGGGCTCGGTGTCGTTCGATCAGATGCCGGCTCACCTCGACGCGGGTGACGTCTTCGCGATGCCGGCGCGATCCCGCTGGTTCGGACTCCAGGTGGAGGCCTTCGGCATCGTCAACCTCGAGGCGGTGGCCTCAGGCCTCCTGCTCGCGGGCGCCCGCAGCGGGGGCACCCCGGAGGCCGCGGCCCAGGTGCGGGTCGATCACGCGAGACCCTGACCGGGCTCGCGCTAGTTGCAGCTCGCGGTGGTCGAGGCCTGTCCCGTGATCTCGTCGCAGGACACCTGGAACAGACCGACGACCTGCTCGCCCAGCGCGAAGATGATGAGGGCGACGACGGCCGCGATGGCGACCACGAGAAGCCCGTACTCGGTGGCACTGGCTCCCCGCTCGTCGCGATCAGCGTGGCCCATTCCATTACCTTTCACGTGTCGACGTGAGATCGGTGGAGAGAAACGCAAGGGGTGGGGCTGAAAGCCCCACCCCTTCGCGCCAGACGTGATGCTCAGGTGCAGGTGGAGCTGGTGCTCGCGCTGGCCTTGATGGTCGAGCAGGTGTCGGTGAAGACCTCCTTCACCACACCACCCAGCGCGAAGACGATGAGGACGACGAGGGCGGCGATGGCGGCGACGAGCAGGCCGTACTCCACGGCGGAGGCTCCGGTCTCCTCGTCACGGCGGAGGAGCCGCTGGATGTGCTCAAGCATGATTTCTCCCAAATGATTCGTGGGGCGGGTTCGGGTAACCCCCACTCACAAGAAATAGTGCAGCACACCGCCGGTGTATTCATCGGGGGAACGGGTAGCGTGCCTTCACCAAATGGCTGAACAGTCCGCCGTGGAGTAGTCCGTGTTGACTAGTCACCAGCGCACACGGGTCGGTTCAGTCGCGGGCGTCGGAGAGCAGACCGGCACGGATCGCCAGCATGATGGCCTGCGCCCGGTTGGCTGCACCGAGCTTCTCGTAGATCTTGGAGATGTGGGTCTTCGCGGTCGACTCGGACACGAAGAGCTCGCGCGCGATGGAGGCCACCCCGTGCCCCTCGGCCAGCAGGTGGAGCACCTGGGACTCGCGTCCCGACAGCTGAGGACCGGTCGGGGTGAGCTTGCGGCGCATGGCGTCGGCCAGGTCCGCAGCGGTGAAGGATCGGGGAGAGACGCTGGCGTGGCGTGCTGCCGCGATGACGTCGTCGGACGGCGAGTCCTTCGCGACGAAGGCGGACGCGCCTGCCTCGAGCGCCCCGAAGAGCTGCTCGTCGCCGGCGTACATGGTGAGAACGACCAGACCGACCTCGGGCCGCTCGGACCGCAGCGCGCGGACCAGGTCGAGGCCTGTGCCGTCCGGCAGCCGCACGTCGGTCACCACGACCTGAGGGAGGTGGCGCCGCGCCAGCGACAGGCCCTCGCCGACGGACCCGGCCTCGGCCACCACGGTGAAGTCCTGTGCGCGCTCGAAGGCGCGCGCGAGGCCCTGCCGGATGAGCTCGTGGTCGTCGACGAGCAGGACCGAGAGCGAGTCGGTCTGCCTGGCTGTGGACACGTCGCCTCCTGGGCTAGTCGTCGGCATCGCCGAGCGTCACCGCGACTGTAGTCCCGACCCGGACGTTCCCGGCGGTTCTCTGCCTGATCTGGAGCGTCGCGCCGATCCGGTGGGCCCGCTCCTTCATGATGCTGATGCCGTAGGAGTCCGCTCGCGGACGACCCAGCCCCCGGCCGTCGTCCTCGACCGTGATCTCGGCGAAGGGAGGGCGGACCCGGCAGTTCACCCACAGGTTGTGGGCCTCGGCGTGCTTGCGGGCGTTGGTCACCGCCTCCTGGGTGATGCGCAGCAGCTCGGTCTCGACCTCGCTGCGCAGCCGGTTGTGGCCTTCGTCGAGCGTGAGATGGACGGTCAGGCCGGAGCGCGCGCCGACGGTGCGGACGTAGTCCGACAACGCCGACCCCAGGCCGGTCGAGGTGTTGACGTCGCTCCGCAGGTCGAAGATCGACAGGCGGAGCTCGTTCACGACCCGGGTGATCTCCCCGCGCAGGGCGTGCAGCTTGGTCCGCTGGTGGTCACCGGCGGCGTTGGCGGCGAGGTCGTCGACGAGGTAGCCCAGGGACGCGATCTCCTGGGCGACACCGTCGTGGATCTCCCGGGCCAGCCGCTGACGTTCCTCGACGGTGGCCAGGGCACGCACCTCGTCGAAAGCGAGCGCGGTCTCCAGGCGCAGGGCCCGGTCCTCCAGCATGCCGAGTACCGTCTCGAGCAGACGCGTCGGCGCCGCTGAGCCGGCCTCGGCGATCACGATGCCGATGAGACGGCCGTCGGAGATCACGGGCAGCACCAACCGGTGGCGGCGCTCGGCCAGGCCGCTGGGCTGGGGGCACTGCTGGGGTTCGAGCGTGTCGACGGCTGCGGCGACCAGCGCACCGTCGGGGGTCAGGGACTGTCGCGGGTCGCGTCCACGGTGCACCAGAGGAACCAGACCCTCGGCGTCGCCGTACACGAACAACGACGAGCGTGAGCTCCCCAGCTCCTCCTCGCACGTCTGCAGGATCTCCGAGCCGATGTCGACCGGGTCGAGTCCGGACGACAGCCGGCGCGTGACCTTCCGGAGCTGCGTCAGCAGTCGGCGCGCGGACTCGTACGACGCGTCGTCGCCCCGGCCGGGGTAGCCACGCAGGGCGTTGACCCAGGTGCCCATGAGCCCGGCGCCGATGCTGGCCGCCGCCCACGGTGCCGTGAGCTCGATGCCGAGCCGCGCGGTGGTGGCGGACGCACCCAGCGTCAGGACGAGCAGGAGCCCGAAGACCTGCCCCCCGGCGACGGTGACGACCGCGCGGGCCCCCGCGGCGACGCCGGCGAGCAGGGGAGGGGCGATGAGGTAGGGCATGAGGATGGCGCCCTCAGGGAGGCTGAAGCCGATGATGAGGCCGGCGAGGACACCCTCGAGCAGGGCCACCCACCGGTCCTGGCCGACCAACAGGTGGTCGGCGACCGTGGCCAGGGCGGCGACCACCGCCAGGAAGACCAGGGCCTGGAACACACGAGGTTCGACGAAGATCAGCGCCAGGCCCAGGACGGTGGCGACGAAGAAGGCGCGTGCCGCCAGTGAGAGACGGACCGCGCCGGTCACAGGCGCCCGGAGAAGGACTCGTAGATGGAGATGCCTGCCGGCCCGAGCACGGCGATGAAGAGGCACGGCAGGATGCAGAAGATCAGGGGGATGAGGATCTTGATGGCGACCTGCTGCGCCTTCTCCTCGGCCCGCTGTCGACGCTTGGTCCTGATCTCGCGCGACTGGACGCGCAGGACCTGGGCCATCGGGATGCCGAGGGCGTCGGCCTGCACCATGGACGAGACGAATCCCTTGACCTCGGGGACGTTCGTCCGCTCCCCGAGCGCGCGGAGGGCTGCGGACCGGCCCTTGCCGATCTGCATCTCCTGCAGCACGCGGGCGAACTCCTCGGCCAGGGCGCCGTCGGTGTTGCGGGCGACCTGGGAGAGAGCGGCGTCGAAGCCGAGACCGGACTCCACCGAGATCGTCAGGAGGTCGATGGCGTCGGGGAGGGCACGCTGCATGGTCTGCGTGCGGTCGTAGGCCCGCTGGTAGAGGTACATGTTCGGCGCCATGAACCCGGCGAGCGCGAACATGATGCACACCCCGAGGGTGACGAGCAGCCCGGCTCCGAAGAGCTGGGTCAGGGCGAAGCCGACGACGAACGCGCCGATGAAGCCGAGGAACTTGAAGGACGCCACGCGGTCGGGTGACCAGCCGGGCGGGTTGCCGGCGAGCTCGAGCTTGGCGCGGATGTTCTCCACGTGGTCGTTGGCCGTGAGCTTGTGCGCGATGCCCTGCACCTTGTCGGCGAGCGGGCCCAGCACGCGGTCGTGGAAGCCGGGCTCGAGCTCGCGCTGCATCTCGGGCGGGGCGGTGGAGAAGGCCTCCATCACCGCCAGCGACTTGCTGACCCCGCGTGCTTCGTTGGTGAAGACACCGACGGCGGTGAGCGCGAGGAAGATGGCCGCGAAGATCCCGAGGATCCCGCCGATGAGGATGAGGGTGCTCACGAGCTCACACCTCCACCTTGACGAGCTTCTTCATCCAGAAGATGCCGACGGTGAGCAGGACGCC
This DNA window, taken from Nocardioides sp. HDW12B, encodes the following:
- a CDS encoding type II secretion system F family protein, whose translation is MSTLILIGGILGIFAAIFLALTAVGVFTNEARGVSKSLAVMEAFSTAPPEMQRELEPGFHDRVLGPLADKVQGIAHKLTANDHVENIRAKLELAGNPPGWSPDRVASFKFLGFIGAFVVGFALTQLFGAGLLVTLGVCIMFALAGFMAPNMYLYQRAYDRTQTMQRALPDAIDLLTISVESGLGFDAALSQVARNTDGALAEEFARVLQEMQIGKGRSAALRALGERTNVPEVKGFVSSMVQADALGIPMAQVLRVQSREIRTKRRQRAEEKAQQVAIKILIPLIFCILPCLFIAVLGPAGISIYESFSGRL